The segment CGCCCTGTTGCGGtacagcactgcctgcagcgCCTTGTCCTTGCAGAGCTTGATGGCCTGCGTGTAGCTCTGAGCGGCTTTCTCGTAGTCGCTGGCCTGGAAGTATTTATTGCCTTCCTCTTTCAGCTGGATGGGATCCTCCATCTAGCGGgtagagggaggaaaaaaaaaaaaaaaaaagcatgtttttggagttctaaggagaaaaacagaatttgcgccccttctgttttctgccGCCTCTGCCAGCAGGGTCGCCCGCCCACGCCACTGAGCTGAGCTTCGCCATGAGCCCAGCGTGTAATTACCACACGCATGAATAAAAGCAGATTACCAGGCTGAAGTGTTTGGAAAATCAAACTGCTCCTCAAAGCTGTGGCTTCTCAGAAGCTTTTCCCACGGTTGTAGATCCTTAAGGGCcaattaataaatgaaaaaaaagtaacaaaaagcaGCTCGAGAAGTCCACTGGCACTGCGTAGGGTCCGTACGGCTCAGGAAAGAGCTCGCCTTCCACTCCAAGTTTGGGCAGGAcctggcagctcctggtgcGTGTCAGTGTCACCTGTCACCACAGCCTGTCCCCTTCCCGTGCTATATAGCACCCAAGGAGGGCAGCGAGCCAGGgcgccagcagccagcccagctcgGGGGGGACACACCGTGCACTGGGACACGGCTCCCCGCAGCGAGAGGGGATGCTCTCCCACCCGCTGGGATGGATCTCAGCTTTCCTCGACCCACAGAGCTgcacggggcagggggagcaggaaTGGGAGGGCTTTGTGCCAAAAAAAGCCTACggctgggacagctgacccgTCCCAGCGCTCAGACCCGTATCCCTTTCTATTTAGGGACGCACGAGACAGCTGCACAGGGACAATTGGCCCCACGCCAGCAGCTGCGGCAGTGCCCAGCACCTTCCAGAAGGCCCTTGGGGGGAAGCATCCAgcactgccacctccctgcaggGACTTGGGAAGCCTGAACTGCTGTAAATCCCACCCTAATGGAAATCCCACCTGCTGGAAATCCCACCCATGTCCCGTGCTCCCACAGCCCACCGGGCACGGTCTAACACAAAGGTCTGTATCGGAGCCCAGCAGCCCACTGCTGTGATGAGAGCCTCAGCTCGAGGGACACCAGCGCTCAGCCTCTCAGTCCGCCACGTTTCACAGGGTCACAGCGTCAGGAATTCTGCTTTGCAGCTTCTCTCTCCCCAACACCCGCACAGTTGCTCCTATCAGCTCACACTGTGAGGCTGAGCCGCAGCAGGCAGTGCAATAGGCAGTGCAATCCCCTGCTGAGGCTCTGCCAAGAGAAATTCGTTATCTGCAGCCCTGGTGAGCTGTGTCCCAGCCTGGGGATCTTACGCCTCCAGGTCCAAggcagaggcagctctgcagggtgtAAGAGGGTTGCTCTGCCTCAGGCGGATCTGGTGTTGGTGGCTTTTCCAGGCTGTGCTTGGGTATGTGGGTCAGAAAGCCCTTCCCACGTTGCTTTTGGTCCAGGAAGGGtcagctcagccctgccagctcccttcCTGCCTGGCTCAGGCCCCCCACACCAGCAGCTTCgctcccaccagcagcagcagcactgggggaaCCCCCAGCAAGCCCAGTTCTGCACCAAAAGGGTGGCTGCGGCCTTACCTCACACATCTCAGTGAGTGCTGGGGGCCCTCTTGAGGCTCCGagtgagaaagcaaaaggaagctTTTCCTGGGGAAACGAAGTCTTAGGGGAACAGGGAGGGAGACAGCCCCCAGGCATCCCCTGCAGCAAGCCCCTTTGGGGACAGCAAGGAGCCCCCCATGCACCTTCATTTTCCACCCCACAAACCTGCCTGAAGGAGCTTCAGAAGTCACAGCAGAGTGCTAACTAATTAATTAACTAATTCATTTTTCCCTGCTTGCACCAGCTGctttgcaggagcagggggggtgccccagcagctctgcagggaggccGTGGGACCCCCGTGGCTGCCGGGCACCCTGCTGGCACCTGGAGGTGGCCCTGGATGCAGCACCCTCCTTTAATAAAAGGGACAAAAACCCTGCTCGGGAGCACGGGGAGCTCTGTAAGGCTTCAGTAGCCCCCTCATTTCCCGAGCCCTTCGGctaatttctatttttccactttaaaattTACCTGCACCCCCAACCACTAACACGGCCACCGCctccatcatcatcatcaccaccaccaccatcatcaCCATCAGCTGTTGTAGGGCCCCAGAGCACCCATAGGTGccagcagccggggggggggggaggctccCATTGCCCAGCAGGCCCCAAGGACCCCCCCCACGCGAGACCCCTCGCCCACGGCGGCCGGCGAGGGGCTGCCGCTAGGGGGggtgcggagcggggccggccctTCCGCAGGAAGCAGGAAGGGAgccggggggagctgggggtccgtggggtgctggggggacTGAGtggggcagggctcagcccctgTGGTCCCTGGGGGCTTCCCCGgcgggaggcaggagcagggcacggCGTGCTCCCGAGGGGCGCAGCCCCGCGTGGGTGAGGCTCCGGGCCTCAGCCCGGTAGGGTTTGGGGGTTGTCTGGTGATAAATTAGGGGATAAATGAAGCCCGCCATCGTCCACATCGTGGGACGAGGCCTCTGTGGTGCCTCCCCGGCGTGGGCCTCGCCGTGGGGAGGCTGCGGGGTCCCACGGGAGGCTGGCGCCTGACCCACGCTCCGTCTCCTCCACAGGGCTCCGCTCCCCGTCCCGGGGGTCCGGGGACATGGTGGTCCTGCGGGCCGGCCTCTGCCCCGGCCTCACCGAAGAGATGATCCAGGTCCTCCGGGCAAACAGCGTCAGGACGGGTAAAATGGGGGGGATCGGGGTGGGGAACGTCGGCCCCGGCACCTCTCGGGGGCACCGCGCTCTGTCCCCGTGTGGGAGCCGCCTGCTGTGGTCGTGGTCTGTCCGGGCTTGGCCTCCAGCTCCTCATCCCTCGTGCTGTTTGCAGTGGTGGACTTTGTGTCGTCAGACCTGGAGGATGTCTCCCAGAAGTGCTCCCTGTCCTACAAGGTAACGGGGTGCCCCCACATCCCGGCATTTCAGCTGGGGAGCTCAGAGCTCAGCTCAGTGCTCGGATGGGCTTTTCTTGGGGGGAGCCCACAGCGAACATCGGTGGCCCCGAACTTCCCCAGTCCCTTTTACAGGTGTCTCTCTGCCCGCCAGGCGCTGGTTGCAGTGAGACGTGTGCTGCTGGCCCAGTTCTCGGCCTTCCCTGCCAATGGGGCAGACCTCTACGAGGAGCTCAAGAGCTCCACGGCCATCCTGTCCACCGGGAGCCCCAGGTGGGGACAGCGCCAGGGGAAGGCCATGGCTGCCCTGGTTGTGGGGCGGTGATGCCCTGAGCGGGCTCAGTGGTGTCCAAACCATCCCAAGCAGCTACCACCTGGCTCTGGCTTTGAGAGGAGAGAGGAGTTTTTTGGCCTGTGGCTGCAAAGTCAGCTGGTTTCTGCCCCTGGAGGGAACGATGCTGATGTTGTCCTTGCAAGAGCCTGCACATGTATGGGGAAGTGTTTGCACATCTCACTTTTAGGCTGGGCAACACACTGCCTTCAGCCTTTCCAGCCTTCGCCTTGAGGGCTCCAGGGAAGAGGGCTGTGGATCTGGGAGGGCTTTGGAGTCGTGAAGTCCAACACTGGGCATGGGAATGAGTTGCTCTCTATTCCCTGtgcttatttctctctttccccagTCTCCTTGCTGGGCTGTAGCAGGGAGGATGCAGAGAAACCCCTGGGCATTCAGACGTGGCTCCCAgacccacagctcctctccagcccaGGGCGGGCCCCTTGCCCCCACCACGCTGCAGATCTGCTGCAGCCCGCGGTGCGGAGAGGGccgggggtgggagggaaggagcagagcctGAGGCGTGTCTGCGTTTGGGAAGGGGGCTGTAGGGGCGGGTGTCTGGGCGCTGCAGCTTCCCATATCCCCGCCTTTCTGGCGGGGAGCACATTGATGGTCCCACCTTGTGTTGCACCCGCAGCCTGGACCAGCTGCTGGATTCGGGGCTGTACACGGGGGAAGTGACGGAGCTGATGGGCGCGCCGGGCAGCGGGAAGACGCAGGTGAGTGGGACGGAGGAGGCGAGAGGGGCAGTGGGGGGGACATGGTGCCTTCAGGCACGTGAAGCATCACCTGCCCCGAACCGAGAGCCCTTGGCTAGGGGAGCGGAGGGACTTCTCAAAGGGGGAGAGCTGCTTGGCAGTCCTGGTGGCTCTCAGGCTGAGGCCATCAGAGGGATTTTGTCATTGGCAATAGTTGCTCTTGTCATTTTTCCTTGGGTGTGAGGGGAGAATAAAGCACTGAGTGAAACAGATGGTGCTCAGACGCTGGTTGCATCTCCAGTGGTCTCCAGCCTCTCCTAGAGCAcaaggcagccccagcaggaggtTTGGATCAAGCTTCTGGCCAGCCCTGGTGGCTCTGGGGCTGCCACCAAGGTCAGGGGACCCTAAGGGCTCCCCTTGTCCTTTGGGGGATGCTGGCTAACGCCACAACCCTGCCTCTCCAGGTGTGCCTCAGCATCACGGCCAGTGTGTCCCTCGGCCTCAAGCAGCACGTCCTGTTCCTGGACTCCACGGGGGGGTTCACCGCCTCCCGCCTCTACCAGATGCTTCAGGCCCAGGCAGAGGATGAGGAAGAGCAGGCAAGTTCTGTGGAGCCCATCCCACTGCTCCTCCACCACTTGTGCTAAAACTGCCTTGGCTCTTGCCTGCCGACAGCCCCAGAGGTGGCTCAGCTGTCGTCTGTGTCCCCATGGGCTCTTCTGGGTCCAAACTCTTCCTCCTGAGgccactttgttttttcttgggGAGGCTGTCGGTGACACTGCTTTGTCACAGCTGGAGGCTCTGCAGCGGATCCAGGTGGCCCGCGTGTTCGACGTCTATGAAATGCTGAGTGCCCTGCAGGAGGTGCGGGACCGCCTCTCCCAGCAGGTAGCAGCCTGGCTCCAGGTCCCTCTCCTTGACAAGTGACACCAGCTCACCCCGTCCTGGGGACGTCCTCCCTGCAGCCACGGgactttcagaaatgttgctTGGCATTGCACGGGGTGCTTTCTTCCTGCAGGCGGTGAGCTGCACGGGACCTCTCAAGACGGTGGTGATCGACTCGGTCTCAGCTGTGATCCACCCGCTGCTGGGCGGCAGGCAGTCAGAAGGTGAGACGCTTCGTTGGGGCACGAGGCTGATGGCAAAATGCTGCGGGTGCAAGGCTCTTCCAGAAGAGCATCGTCCTCCTGTGCGTGCTGTGCCTGGGGTTGGGGCAGGACTGATGAGAGTGTGGCTGCTCCTGGCTTGTCTTTTGCAACCGAATAAAATGGGAGTCTGCAGCATTATTTGCAAAACTTCAAGCTGGCTGTGGCCATGCAGGCCAGTGGTCTGAAACCTTGCTGGGAGACAGGGGATGCACTGAGCTGTTTGCTTAACGAGTGAAACCTCTGCTTTTGGTGTCGTATTGTGGTAGCTAGCATAGTTTGTAAAGCTCCTTGTAGGCTCTTTTTGCCACATAGGCTCAAAGATCAGGAGTTGAGGGGCTTTCTGCTGGCTCTTTTCCAGAGCATCTCACACTTTGATAGCAGCCAGCGCTATCACAGTGGTTCCCCTCACAGCCATGGAAAATGAAGCTGTGAGCTGGAAAGAAGGGTCCTGTGCCTGCTAAATCAGCCTGGCCAAGTTTGTCTGGAGCTCCTGGTGCttttgtagggtttttttggCCTCAGGTGGAAGACAAAGGAGTGGGACGGCTCAGGGTTTGGTCTGTCCATGCCAAATCCATTTGCCTGGGCTCCCAGCAGAGGTCCCTGTGTGGTGCTGGTGTACAGCAGGGATCTGTGGGTGCAAAGGGTACAGTGGGGTGCTGGAAATGGGGTGAAGGTGCCCTTCAGCACCGTACCCAGGGCCCCCACAAATCTAGGTGTCACCTGCCTTCAGGGTGCACCTTGGGGGCTGTTCCCTGTGTTTTGGTTGGaacccccagcagccccatgccttttcctcctccaggcTTGGCCATCATGATGCAGCTGGCCAGGGAGCTGAAGATGCTGGCCAAGGAGTTCAGCCTTGCGGTGGTGGTGAGTGTTGCTGTGCCTTGTCCTTCATGTGCCACAGCAAGGAGCCCAGGAGAGATTTTGGAGCACTTGTGAGGGGGGACCCCATTCCCAGCTGAGCAGGAGGTTGTCACTCAGTGCTCTGCTCCCCACATagctctgtctctgcagcttGCGGATGGTTTGTTCCAGCAAGTGTGGAGCAAGGACAGggctgctttgctgcctgcttttGTTGCTGTCCTCAGCCAACAAGTCATTCACTTGATTGAGCAAGGTAGTGTTAAGTACAGACAGACCAAAAggctgtttgtatttatttttgattacGCACCATTTGTTTAAGAGGCTGGCTAGCTTCTTAAGTAACCTCGTGCTTAGTTTCCATGGAGGAATTGCAGGGCACTGCATTGCACAGAGCTGGGGACTGGGAAGGGCCTTGCTGTGTTCTTCCCCCAGCTCTTGGCCAAGCAATTGTGTTTGCTTTGGTGCTCCCAGGCAGGTTGCAGTGACCACAAATAATGTGTTTGAATTGGAAAAGCCACAACAGAAAGTGGTGGCATGCTGAACCTGGCATGGGAAGGCATTGAGACAGTCCTGCCCTTTGCTCTGATTAGCAACGAAGGAGGACAAAATGTCTTCAGGGACACTTGGAAGTTCCAAACTAAACTTCTATGTGGCTTTagtgccaggagctgctgcagcttaCAGGTAGGAGTGAGCTCGTGTCCGAGTACGTATCTGGTGCAGTTGCATGGGCTGTGTTTCAAGGGGATGGCACGATCATGCTAAGGAGGAGAGcgcaggaagaagagagaaacttCACAGAAGTAGCAGCATGGCCATCGTCTCCTGGTGATCTCTGGTGTTCCACTGAGTAGTACCACTTTTCCCTGGGCATGATGAGTGTGTCTGTGTGGCAGGTGACTAACCAGGTGACAAGGGACAGCAGCACCGGCCTGCTGAAGCCAGCCCTTGGCCGATCCTGGAGTTTTGTGCCCAGCACCCGGGTACTGCTGGAGAGCAAAGGAGCCGCCTGGGAGGAGGCCACCACGCGGCGCAGCGCTTCCTTGGCAAAGTCACCACGGCAGGTGAGACTCCTGCCCGGCCAGCACCTCTGCGATGGAGAAGTGACTCG is part of the Cygnus atratus isolate AKBS03 ecotype Queensland, Australia chromosome 20, CAtr_DNAZoo_HiC_assembly, whole genome shotgun sequence genome and harbors:
- the RAD51D gene encoding DNA repair protein RAD51 homolog 4 isoform X4; its protein translation is MGMSCSLFPVLISLFPQSPCWAVAGRMQRNPWAFRRGSQTHSSSPAQGGPLAPTTLQICCSPRLDQLLDSGLYTGEVTELMGAPGSGKTQVCLSITASVSLGLKQHVLFLDSTGGFTASRLYQMLQAQAEDEEEQLEALQRIQVARVFDVYEMLSALQEVRDRLSQQAVSCTGPLKTVVIDSVSAVIHPLLGGRQSEGLAIMMQLARELKMLAKEFSLAVVVTNQVTRDSSTGLLKPALGRSWSFVPSTRVLLESKGAAWEEATTRRSASLAKSPRQPTGMQVELDIGNSDVQESSPATPTEGL
- the RAD51D gene encoding DNA repair protein RAD51 homolog 4 isoform X2, producing the protein MVVLRAGLCPGLTEEMIQVLRANSVRTVVDFVSSDLEDVSQKCSLSYKALVAVRRVLLAQFSAFPANGADLYEELKSSTAILSTGSPSLDQLLDSGLYTGEVTELMGAPGSGKTQVCLSITASVSLGLKQHVLFLDSTGGFTASRLYQMLQAQAEDEEEQLEALQRIQVARVFDVYEMLSALQEVRDRLSQQAVSCTGPLKTVVIDSVSAVIHPLLGGRQSEGLAIMMQLARELKMLAKEFSLAVVVTNQVTRDSSTGLLKPALGRSWSFVPSTRVLLESKGAAWEEATTRRSASLAKSPRQPTGMQVELDIGNSDVQESSPATPTEGL
- the RAD51D gene encoding DNA repair protein RAD51 homolog 4 isoform X1 gives rise to the protein MVVLRAGLCPGLTEEMIQVLRANSVRTVVDFVSSDLEDVSQKCSLSYKALVAVRRVLLAQFSAFPANGADLYEELKSSTAILSTGSPSLDQLLDSGLYTGEVTELMGAPGSGKTQVCLSITASVSLGLKQHVLFLDSTGGFTASRLYQMLQAQAEDEEEQAVGDTALSQLEALQRIQVARVFDVYEMLSALQEVRDRLSQQAVSCTGPLKTVVIDSVSAVIHPLLGGRQSEGLAIMMQLARELKMLAKEFSLAVVVTNQVTRDSSTGLLKPALGRSWSFVPSTRVLLESKGAAWEEATTRRSASLAKSPRQPTGMQVELDIGNSDVQESSPATPTEGL
- the RAD51D gene encoding DNA repair protein RAD51 homolog 4 isoform X3; the protein is MQRNPWAFRRGSQTHSSSPAQGGPLAPTTLQICCSPRLDQLLDSGLYTGEVTELMGAPGSGKTQVCLSITASVSLGLKQHVLFLDSTGGFTASRLYQMLQAQAEDEEEQAVGDTALSQLEALQRIQVARVFDVYEMLSALQEVRDRLSQQAVSCTGPLKTVVIDSVSAVIHPLLGGRQSEGLAIMMQLARELKMLAKEFSLAVVVTNQVTRDSSTGLLKPALGRSWSFVPSTRVLLESKGAAWEEATTRRSASLAKSPRQPTGMQVELDIGNSDVQESSPATPTEGL